The DNA window GACGCGGGGCTCGTTCGGCCGCCAGCGCCTGGGATCGCGGCATCCAGGCAGCGGGGAGAAGGGTACGGAGCTCGGCTCCGCCCCGGGCACCTTCCCTGCAAAAGCGGGAGgcaggacagggcagggcagggcaggctcctcGTTGTTCAACAGCGCTTCCCATTAGGGCAAGTTCCTGTGTCTCCTCCCGCCCAGTACTGGGGGCTTCGGGCTGAGGGGAGGCGAGCCCACATGCAGGGGCGGCGAGCCCACATGCAGGGGCGAGCCCCTCACTCAGCGGCAGGCGGACGGGGCCGGGAATCACGCGGAGAGAGAGATGAGCCAGCTATAAACAAAGCAACGTGGAGATTGCAGGGGGGACATAAGAACCACACGTTTCTATTTACAAAGTATATATTTAAACTCACATAAAAAGCAGGAATTATGTAGACATTCACGGTTGGCAGAAGACACGTAGTTAAGCTTCACTTCTGAGACTGAGATTTAGCCAGATTTGTTTTTACAAGTCTTAGAattaaataacacacacacacacacacacatccaataTATATGTAgatatgtacatacacacaggtATGTCTAgctttatatatgtatatatgtgcgTATCTAGacacatatatatttatacagGTCTGGAGTGAAGAACGCCAAACTAAGATCACACCCTGACTCTTTAGAATGAGGAGGGAGCTGCATTGTGATCTGTTTAACAAGGGGAAGTATTTTCCAGGCTTCAGGTACATAGGTTGGAGGAGGGGTAGATAAATCCtcattatcatacacatggtAACAGACATGTCCCATGTAGGTCTGACCTGAAAATAGTATCCATATTGTTACATTTCTTGCTTCCATTCTTTGTACAAACTAAGTTTAAAATCTTGGTTTTACAAAATATTAAGTTAAAAAACACACAAGCAGCTCCCCATGTACAGCCTAAACAGAGTCCCCTTGTTTATTTTATGGGATGAAAGCGATAGTCCCAAGGATGGAAGGGAGAGGGGTCTAAAGAGGTAGGAGGTAAAATTATCCAGAATGGGCCTAAGAGTAGCAAAGGCTACTCCTTgtactccttccccttcctcttcccATCAGGCCCCATGTGCTTTCATCTTATGTGCAGTCCCCACATTAAGAAGCATTTAAGACCTTCACTGAGCCAATCAGACAAGATGGGAAAGGCCAGGCTCCTCTGGCCCGGGTCCTTCAGGGCTGCTGGACAGTTTTGTGCTTTTGAACCAACAAAGGTGCTTAAACCAATATATGTTAGAAGAGGAGAGCTCCTGTTACACCTTGAAAAACAACCCCAATACCTACTCCCTTCTCTCATAACAGGCTCAAAAAATCAACCGCTCCCTCAGCTAGGTAAAGTTGGAGTATGGAGttcagagcgagagagagagagaaaacacactTCTAGAATCCCCACATGCTTTCTGCAAGGTAGCAAAAGATTTCTGGTCTACGCTAGTGGATGGAAGCCACTGCGTTTTGTTCAGTCATTAAATCCCACTAAGCCTGgagcaaaaccaaaccaaaacattcaCATATGCCTTCCAAAGAGAAGGGTGTGAACAAATACTAACGGCCACCTGTGTCAGCAGCACCTACTTTGTGCCTAGTAGCAGATCTCCTCTCAGCCACTGTGAAACTGGCATAAGACAGGGagaatatttattttctctaaCCCCAAAAAGTGACTCTGGAATTTGTTGGGGGGAGATGTAGATATTACAGAACACTGTATCTGGAGTCTCCAAGCAGTCCAAAGGGAActgtgccctggagaaaaagCAACACTTTCGATAATAGAATGAGCATCTAAATATGGGCAGTGACACTTTATCCTCCCAAACTTTTCTGGCATTTCAGGAatgtaaacagatttttttaagtgggtgggggaaagaaTCAAGCAAACAGACAAAATGAAAACAGCTTCTCAGCTCAGTTCTGTCTCCCATAACTGCTATGACAATTCTATTAAAGTGCATTTCAGTATCACTCCTTTTAGGAATCTTAAACATACAAGCCTCCTCTTCATTTGCAAGAAGAGTTCATTCAAGTTAATACTTCCCTAGAACAACTTTCAGCCTTTTTATGGACTTCTGCTTTTTTTTTGATTttataccaattttttttttttaattggaaacaaAACCCAACAATACTGTAAATTCAAGTGCTTATTTCAGCTGTCCAGACTGACAGGTCTGGATACAGCACACTTGATTGTACAAGCAACACCTTATATCACAATCAAGAAATCAGGACATTTTGCCCTGAAAGGGATACAACTTCCCCACTCATCATCCAGAGCATCTTATGAAAAAAACATAATTAATAAAATCCCAAAACATAATTAGCTACAAACATCATTCATTATATACACTGGCTCCTGCGACAGATACATGAACTCCTTAGTTCTCAGTTTTATTGTCCTTTCTAAGAGCAACTGAGCAGTCACTGTTCAGtctccatttaaataaaacaacttagagttgaaatatatatatatatagatatatatatataggtattttttcttaaataacaTATTTACATCTAATAGAAAATATAACTCTAGAGATAATCTTTCCAATGAAACATAAAActagagagaaataaaagaatgCAAGCAGAAAGAATTAAGACAGTTTCTAGGTCCtgtcctggaaaaaaaataaccacCAAGCTCTAACCAAGCCTTTATCTCTCTGGAtctatcctgcaaacactcatcgCTTTTCCTTAAAGAATCCTTGGTCCGTGCTGCTCTCTTTAATTGTGACGGTCAAAAAGTTAGATGTCACATCAGTCACCACCACTTTCTCCAGGTTGTTGAGAGATGGGCTCCAGGACTCCTCTTCCGGGTCCCCCAGAATCCTGGAGACAGGGATTCTGGCAATGAGGGAGGGCCTCCCAGACTGAGTCCCCACACTGTCTCGATACAAGCTTCCCACAGAGCCCTGGTTTATGGAGCTGTGCATGATCTTAGGGCCACCAGGGTCCAATCCATCTTGCCCCTTGGGGTCCAAAAAGTCTGACCTGTGCTTGGTGACCCTGGGTGGGTAAGTCTCTGAAGCTCCCAGCTTCATGCCAGCCTCTGCTCTATTGGGGCTGGACATGGCACCAGAGAGGTCAGGCTCCTGCCTCCTGGCCAGCTGGATCACACTGTGTCCTGAGCCAAACTTCGCCACCCCAGGAACGGCCTCCTCTATTTTCCTGGTTTTGAGGTAGTCCCCCATCTTGTCCCCTGGCTCACATAATTTCCTCTTGGAGACATCCAGAGCCTCTGGCAAGTCCTTGTAATGCTCTTTCCTAGGCTTTGGGCCTCTCTTTTTAGGGATCTCCCCAGGTTTATCTTCCATTCTCCCAACCCGGTCCCGGATGCTCTCACCCTTCAAGGTGCTGGGACTGCCCTGGGCGGGCAGAGCTATGTTTCTCAGTCCTTCCCTAGCCCGGGAAGTGGAGCCCAGCTCCTGGGGTGATCTACCAGGATATGGCACCCGGATCCCCCTGGCAGAGTCACTGCGGAATTCATACGTTTTGGCTTTTGCTTTTGCCTGTGCCTGCAAAGAAGATAAATCAACCGGTGACTTTGTTATCCTGCCATTCGGCTCCATAATTACAACTTCCCAGATAAGGACTGGCCTTTCCACAAGCATTCCCCATCAGTACTGGAGCGGGATCCTGCTATTAGCATGCTGGTTCGGATGCTCCCCATTGCAGCATGCAGCCCTCTCCACTCACCAACTAAACAATGTCAGTGCCTCCTTACCTTTAACAGGAAGGTTTTGGGTTTGGGGCCTCGCTTTTTGGGGCCGTATAGCTCCATTTCTCGTTCCCTAGaggtattaaaaaaaacagtttcaatTTAGCATTGCTACAAAACAGA is part of the Eretmochelys imbricata isolate rEreImb1 chromosome 14, rEreImb1.hap1, whole genome shotgun sequence genome and encodes:
- the CBX8 gene encoding chromobox protein homolog 8, which gives rise to MELSAVGERVFAAEALLKRRIRKGRMEYLVKWKGWSQKYSTWEPEENILDARLLAAFEEREREMELYGPKKRGPKPKTFLLKAQAKAKAKTYEFRSDSARGIRVPYPGRSPQELGSTSRAREGLRNIALPAQGSPSTLKGESIRDRVGRMEDKPGEIPKKRGPKPRKEHYKDLPEALDVSKRKLCEPGDKMGDYLKTRKIEEAVPGVAKFGSGHSVIQLARRQEPDLSGAMSSPNRAEAGMKLGASETYPPRVTKHRSDFLDPKGQDGLDPGGPKIMHSSINQGSVGSLYRDSVGTQSGRPSLIARIPVSRILGDPEEESWSPSLNNLEKVVVTDVTSNFLTVTIKESSTDQGFFKEKR